aaaattattcaaaaaaatcgaaatttaattaaatttcctttcaGGCAAAACCATCCCATGCCACGAAGAATCCTTTTCATGCGGCATGCCATGCGGAAAAAGTCTCAGCTGCGGTCGTCACAAGTGCCTTAAGGTCTGTCACAAAGAAGAAATGTGTCTGAAGGAGGGCGACATTTGCAAGCAACGCTGTAATCGCGCACGTCTCGATTGCGGGCATCAATGCGGCGCTGCCTGTCACGACGGCGAATGTCCCGACATCATTTGCAAGGAAAACGTCGAAATCACCTGCGAATGCGGCAATCGCAAACAAATGCGCATTTGTCACGATTTGTCGCGCGAATATCGTCGCATCGCAAATGCGCAACTCGCTACCTCAATGATGGACATCCAGAACGGAGGCGCCGTCAAATTGAGTGAGATTTTAGGTCCCATCAAAAAGGGCAGCAACAAGACACTCGAATGCAATGACGAGTGCAAACTCCTCGAACGCAACAAACGACTGGAAATGGCTTTTGGTCCGTCGACGGAAAACACGAAACTCGCTCCAGCTTATACGGAATTCCTCAAAACTTATGCGAAAAAGGACATGGCTTTGGTGAAGGATATTCACATGAAACTAAcaaatttggtaaaattagCGAAAGACAGCAAGCAAAAGTCGCGAAGTCACTCGTTTCCGGTCATGAATCGCGAAAAAAGACAAGTTGTGCATGAGATGTGCGAAGCTTTCGGGATTCAAAGTCAAGCTTTTGACGCTGATCCAAATCGAAATGTTGTTGCAACGGCAAATAAGGACATGGTaagtaactaaaaattttgaaaaaataaaaaaaatattaaattttgattttttttgtagtgttTTTGTCCAACGATGAGCGTAATGGAGGTGTTACAACGTGAATCGGGCCAACGAGTACGAATTCCAGTCTCGCAAAGTGCCTGGAGATTACCTTCGGCTAAATAATTGCGTTCGAGTTGCTGTTTTTTTGaactgttttattttattcaaatttatcggTTGTTGATCATTAATTtgctaataataaattgttcaGAAAAAACCACGAGCGAGCCCAATAAAATAACGTAGGATACCTTGTTTCAAATACTCGTTGTGCTCATCTAAACAGCGACGCCAGATATCTCGTAACTCGCCATTCTTTCGTTCAAGGACCTCTTTCGAAGCTGAGggatttttcagcaaaaagtTTGCGATTTCACCAACTTGACTCTTTGCTTTTTGTCTAATATGCGGATGTTCAAATCCATTAATTTGACGTTGAATGTTATCAATGTATCTGTTCAAGTCATTATAAGCCTCTAAACGTTCTCTGTGAGCTAAATCTTCATTTTGGTGCTTGTTGGCTTCACTTATCATGCGTTCCGAATCAACTTTGCTCATTCGCGATTGATTTGAGATGATAAGAGTCTTCGAAATACCATTTTCCATGACTATGGATGCTTTTAACTTTTAGGATGCCGTTCTCATCAATTTCATAAATGTGTTTAATATCAGGCTCACCATGGGGCATTGGAGGGATTCCCGATAATGTAAATCTTCCTAAAAAGTGATTGTCTTGCGCCATGACGCGTTCGCCTTCGTAAATTGCAACATCTATTGTTGTTTGATTGTCGAAAATTGTGGTAAAAAGATCAAATGCTTTGACTGGAATTGGGGTATTTCGTTTAATGACAACTTTAACACTTCCATCAATAATTGAGGAACCTAAGGACAACGGACAAACATCGCACAATTTCAATCCTTTTAATTgcttttcaacattttcttgCAGCAATGCCGCTTGAACAGCAGCACCCATTGCCACAGCTTCATCGGGATTCACTTGCTTATTTAGAGTTTTTCCGTTGAAAAAATCACTAAGCATCTCTTGAACTTTCGGGATTCGAGAACTGCCGCCAGCCAAAACGACTTCATCAATTTCGTTCTTGCTCATGTCCGCATCTCGCAAGGCATCGGCAACCAAAGTGATggatttttcgaacaaatcgTAGTTCAAGTCTTCGAAACGGGCCCGTGTGATGGTTGAAGACAAGTTTGTTCCTTCCAATGCGAATTCAGCTTGTGATACCATCGATAAAATTCGTTTAATGCGCTCACAGTGAGTTTTTAAATTCCGCATCAAGCTTTTATCGTCTCTGATATCTCGATTATTCTTCCTTTTGAACTCCGACACAAAATGTTCAACCATGCGTTGATCGAAATCCTCGCCCCCGAGATGCGTGTCACCGTTTGTAGCAAGAACTTTGTAGTCTTTTCCCTTGATCGTCAAAATTGTAACATCAAAAGTTCCGCCGCCAAAGTCAAAAATGAGGATATTCTTCCGCTCAGTATGATTGACGTTCAATCCATAAGCAATTGCAGCAGCTGTTGGTTCATTGATCATCCGCAAAACGTTCAATCCGGCAATTTCCGCAGCATCTTTCGTTGCCTCACGTTGTGCATTGTTGAAGTAAGCCGGACAAGTAATGACgacatctttaattttaacaccCAAAAAAGTTTCTgcgattttcttcattttaccCAAAATTTCTGCCGAGACTTGCTCAGGCGAGTATCGTGTCGCATTCGAAGTTTCTATTttgattttgtcattttcgttCACAACTTTGAAGGGCCAGGTACGAATATCCGATTGAATTGCCGAATCGGTGAATTTGCGACCCATCAAACGTTTGACACCTGATAAGCAAAaataaaggttaaaaaatgtttttggtttaaattttttttttaccataaatTGTATCTGTGAGATTTTGAGCAGCTTGATATAAAGCAGCTTCGCCGACAATTTTCTGGTGCGATTCAAAAGCAACGCAGGACGGAGTCACGCGATTTCCTTGGTCATTTGCGATTATTTCGGCATTTCCATTGCGAAAAACTGCAACAGCGGAATATGTTGTacctgcaaaaaattaaaaagttgatattttgcgtaaattttttgtgaaaaacgtCTTACCCAGGTCGATTCCGATAGCAGGAGAAGtcattttacatgaatttattTGTACTTAAGAAGATttgtttacttaattttatttattttatccacGAAACATGAAAATGTGCTTGACTTGCAAGTTTTATCTCCATTCTGAGCAACGGTAAAGTGagtaactgtcaaaaaatcgtCAGTTTTGGATTCGATTTCACATGGAGAGCATGTTTAAATTGCtttgtttcattaaatatccattttttgtaatatttctttgtatttaatcgtttaaaaatagttaaaagtgaaaattctgtaaaattaATAGTCATTAAAGCtttgttgtgaaaaaaaaggtaaaaaattgcaatcttAAACGATAAGGAATCAATACTGAACGAATTTCTTATCAGTTttgcaacaatttatttacctaatttttatttatttatgagtcattttcaagcaaaaatattattctttgtgatttttcaataatttttttcaagatggATGACCTTGGAATCGGAATTGATATCGGAGCCTCAAAAATCGTGGTTGCTGTTTGTCGCGAACACAAAGCCGAAGTCATTTTGAACAGCGAGGGAAGCAGATCGACCAAATTCTGCGTTGCTTTTAACAACAAGGAGCGATTGTTTAGTGATGCAGCTGAGGGACAATTTTCTGTCAATCCGGAAAATACGATTTATGGAAGAGGTTAAAGTTgaaataaactattttttgactttttattaatttttcttctttttagatGTCAAGAAAATCATTggattacaaaaaattgcctTGGTAATCGATGAAACTTCGGTAAAAGTAATCGAAGAAGAAAATATCTTGAAGTTTTCGgttcaatacaaaaatgataattgcaatttttcaccGGAAGCTGTTCTTTTGATGGCATTAAACAACGTTAAAAGTGACATTGAAACAGTTTTACGACAGAAAATCACAAAAGCAGTCATCACAGTTCCTTCCACGTTCAATAGTGCTCAAAGATTTGCCGTGAAAAATGCTGTCCTCGCAGCTGGTATCGAGGTTGAAAGTATTTTGAACGACTCCACAGCTTCTGCGATCACTTACATGATCGAACGGCACGCAAGTGACGACAAAAATATCTTGATTTTTGACATGGGAGCAACTTCGACGGATGTTGCTGTAGTGAAATTGTCCGGAAATTCAGTAGAAGTCAAAGCTTGTGACGGAAATTTGGATCTCGGCGGTGAAAATTTCGTCATTTTGTTGTTGGAACATTTCATTCGAGAGTTTGAATGTGAAAAATGTGTCCGTATCAGTGATAACAAACAACTTATTGCTCGTCTTACCGTTGCCTgtgaaaaaatcatgaaaatgttGACGTCGAAGGAAGAAGTAAAATACatcattgacaatttttattacggAGAACCTTATGAAATGAAGATAAATCGTCAAAGTTTCGTAAATCTTTGCAgtgatttgtacaaaaatatcgGAGAAATTGTCAATGGTGTTGTagcaaaaacgaaaattgatgagataatttttgttggaaaTGGCTGTCAAATTCCAtctgtaaaaattgaaatttccaaGTTATTTGTCGGCGATGTACGAATCATGACCAATGAAGATGAATTTGTAGCAAAAGGTGCTGCATACTACGCTGCTCGCAATTTTACTAAAGCATCTgagaaacttcaaaatttacaagtcaagcaaatttcaatgaaCGAGTTCACAAGTTACATTGGAAAAGTTCAAAGCTCgaccaaaattgaaaaaggaaaaattttaccaacTGAAATTGAGGCAATTTTGACTTTCTATGAAGGACCCCATCACTTAAAGCCTCTTGAATCTTCTAATGCCATTTTGAAAACGGCTATCAACTCGGATTCTCTTGTAAAAATCACTTGTTCAACCGGAGAAAACTCTCTTTCTTTGGTAGATCaccaaaattttgatgaaaaattagtcaatcaaatgagagaaaatgaagaaattctcGAGAAAAAAGAACAggaatacaagaaaaaagtaaatttgacatttgaacttgaaaaaatttgtcttgaaTACAAACGGCGTATCAAAAAAGCGGATGGAACGGATATAAAATTGTCTGAAGCCGATAAGAAAGAAATGCTCTACGAAATTTACGACACCTTGGATTGGATAAATGAATGCAAATCTCCCACAATTGATCAATTAACCGATAAAATTGAGACACTCAAGAAATTatgcgatgaaaaaattaatttaattttaattgacgagaaaaaaactcTACTGAAAAATTTGACTATTGCATACCGCCAAAAATTCGAGACAAACTCTTTGCTGGATGAAAGTGACATCACCAAAATCCAAAGTTCTtctcaagaaattttagattGGCTGGAAAAAGGCTtagatattaaaattgatgagttgaacgaaaaaataaatattttcaaggcAGATCGAGAACATTTcgatgaaaagttaaaatttttggaaaacttGGAGCAAGGAAATGTTCTTTTaaagcagaaaaattttaaagaagcaAGTTCGGTTTTCTGTCACATTTTGAACAACTTTTCAATGAAGACCAAACTGTCGATTTAAAGTTGAAACGTGCTACAGTATTGatggaattgaaaaattttgaggattgtcttaaaattcttaataatttgttaTATAGTATTGCAGATGAAAACCGCTACCTTGAAATATACCGACAACGtggaaaatgtcaatttgaGCTGAAGAACTATAAAGAATGCATAAGTGATCTTGAAATTGTGTTGAACTACGAAAGTGATCCTgagttacaaaaaatgttggatgatgcaatttttcaacaaaatattcaagtaGTCGAAAACAAGTTAAAGGAAGCTGAAAATCTGACACGAATTCAACAATATGATCAATCAAATTCTAAATTGAACGATTTGTATTTATCCAAAGAATTTGATTTCTTAGCGAAAAATGGAAACAGTTTGCATGCAAAAGTTTACATGATGCGAGcccataataattttatgatgaaatattACAGTCGTGTTCTGGAAGATTGCAAAATAGCTGAAAAAGATCCggaaaatcatacaaaaattttagaatttcaagcaatatgtttcatggaacTTGAAAAACTTGATAAAGCGGAAGAGCAACTTGCATCGCTTGAATCAATTACACACAATAAGGGACGCTTAAATGACTTAAAACGCAGATTGACAGGCAAAAAATACCAGAATATCAAAAAGAAATATGAAGAGGCTTTCAATGATAAGCAATACAAGTCAGCATTGAAAGTGTTGGAAAATATAGAGTTCGATAATTTagagaaagtttttaaaaccgACTTCTTTTGCAATAAAGCTGCGGCATTTTtgcaaatcaatcaattttcagATGGGTTGGAATGTTGCCAAAAAGCATTAAATGTTGATAAGAAACATAAACGAGCTTTGGAACTTCGGGCAGAATGTTATTTTCACATGGGCGATAACAAGAAAGCTCTTGAAGATTGTGATGCAGTTTTGAAACTTCCAGGTAATTATTATAACAGTCGTATTCGTGAAATTAAACGAGAAGCAGAGAGAGCAAtgggaaaaaaggtaaaataaacattaaaattattcaattattttttcactttttgtcacATGAATTTTGAAGGAAGGTcgggaaaaatataaattattaaattcatttccaaattttccaattatttataattatatgatAAACATATAAAAGCAAGTTTGTTGCCacagtgaaaattctatcaaagGGCACACAATTCACAATtcaaataaggccgctccaatttttttttgaactttttgtcccatgccccatttcaaaagtcgaaaatccaatggggcaaaataaaaaaaaaagtttaaaatttcatcaaaattggtcGTTTTTTGGTCTGTTTTCATATTTCTCCAAgaaatttcccaaattttttataaaatttttaatttttaagaatttttgtattaaaaatcgtattttaacatgaattttcttctttaaattttttttcaaaaaaattatttttcaaaattttttgacattttttttacgaatttttttttgtttaaatttttatcttgaaatagGTACTCtgagatatattttaaattatcaaatttttaaatgtagataccataaaatcaactaaaacattgattaatgacaaaaaactgttaaaattttgtcattttgtatgaaaaagtatttcaaattattttttattttgcctccccctccccattttgaaaaaaagtttttgggacaaaaagttcgaaataaatttggagcggcctaagtgCTCcaataaaagaatatttattcTCTAATAGGGCATATCAATATCTTCAAAtccatatatttttcaaaaaaagaaaaatcaaagatgttaagttttaatcaacgattttcaaaaagaaagatttttctaaatgatgagtttcattgaattttttgaaattttttttctattgaaaatag
The sequence above is drawn from the Culicoides brevitarsis isolate CSIRO-B50_1 chromosome 1, AGI_CSIRO_Cbre_v1, whole genome shotgun sequence genome and encodes:
- the LOC134838335 gene encoding heat shock cognate 71 kDa protein-like — encoded protein: MTSPAIGIDLGTTYSAVAVFRNGNAEIIANDQGNRVTPSCVAFESHQKIVGEAALYQAAQNLTDTIYGVKRLMGRKFTDSAIQSDIRTWPFKVVNENDKIKIETSNATRYSPEQVSAEILGKMKKIAETFLGVKIKDVVITCPAYFNNAQREATKDAAEIAGLNVLRMINEPTAAAIAYGLNVNHTERKNILIFDFGGGTFDVTILTIKGKDYKVLATNGDTHLGGEDFDQRMVEHFVSEFKRKNNRDIRDDKSLMRNLKTHCERIKRILSMVSQAEFALEGTNLSSTITRARFEDLNYDLFEKSITLVADALRDADMSKNEIDEVVLAGGSSRIPKVQEMLSDFFNGKTLNKQVNPDEAVAMGAAVQAALLQENVEKQLKGLKLCDVCPLSLGSSIIDGSVKVVIKRNTPIPVKAFDLFTTIFDNQTTIDVAIYEGERVMAQDNHFLGRFTLSGIPPMPHGEPDIKHIYEIDENGILKVKSIHSHGKWYFEDSYHLKSIANEQS
- the LOC134838332 gene encoding heat shock 70 kDa protein 1A-like, with amino-acid sequence MDDLGIGIDIGASKIVVAVCREHKAEVILNSEGSRSTKFCVAFNNKERLFSDAAEGQFSVNPENTIYGRDVKKIIGLQKIALVIDETSVKVIEEENILKFSVQYKNDNCNFSPEAVLLMALNNVKSDIETVLRQKITKAVITVPSTFNSAQRFAVKNAVLAAGIEVESILNDSTASAITYMIERHASDDKNILIFDMGATSTDVAVVKLSGNSVEVKACDGNLDLGGENFVILLLEHFIREFECEKCVRISDNKQLIARLTVACEKIMKMLTSKEEVKYIIDNFYYGEPYEMKINRQSFVNLCSDLYKNIGEIVNGVVAKTKIDEIIFVGNGCQIPSVKIEISKLFVGDVRIMTNEDEFVAKGAAYYAARNFTKASEKLQNLQVKQISMNEFTSYIGKVQSSTKIEKGKILPTEIEAILTFYEGPHHLKPLESSNAILKTAINSDSLVKITCSTGENSLSLVDHQNFDEKLVNQMRENEEILEKKEQEYKKKVNLTFELEKICLEYKRRIKKADGTDIKLSEADKKEMLYEIYDTLDWINECKSPTIDQLTDKIETLKKLCDEKINLILIDEKKTLLKNLTIAYRQKFETNSLLDESDITKIQSSSQEILDWLEKGLDIKIDELNEKINIFKADREHFDEKLKFLENLEQGNVLLKQKNFKEASSVFCHILNNFSMKTKLSI
- the LOC134837307 gene encoding uncharacterized protein LOC134837307 yields the protein MLDDAIFQQNIQVVENKLKEAENLTRIQQYDQSNSKLNDLYLSKEFDFLAKNGNSLHAKVYMMRAHNNFMMKYYSRVLEDCKIAEKDPENHTKILEFQAICFMELEKLDKAEEQLASLESITHNKGRLNDLKRRLTGKKYQNIKKKYEEAFNDKQYKSALKVLENIEFDNLEKVFKTDFFCNKAAAFLQINQFSDGLECCQKALNVDKKHKRALELRAECYFHMGDNKKALEDCDAVLKLPGNYYNSRIREIKREAERAMGKKVK